From one Stieleria sp. JC731 genomic stretch:
- a CDS encoding SDR family NAD(P)-dependent oxidoreductase, translating to MNTNLLQRVFDCDAPVALITGSGAPRVGRVIAEELANANCRIVFHANHSVDQAQRAAENVQREFKVDTFVVTGALDESSTPDRLVDEAFDHFGRLDILVNSAAIWKPSKLSEITADEMRRYFEINAMGSFFSARAAGRVMTTQANGGSIVNIGDWATERPYLDHAAYFPSKGAIDVMTRSLAVELAQQNSAIRVNCIKPGPVLLTDEVPDQQRKKLCASTLGGKIGTAEHVAHAVRFLCENTFVNGVCLPIDGGRTVFAPDGLQVGENTG from the coding sequence GTGAATACGAATCTGCTGCAACGTGTTTTCGACTGCGATGCTCCGGTCGCATTAATCACCGGCAGCGGCGCACCACGTGTCGGACGTGTGATCGCTGAAGAACTTGCCAACGCGAACTGCCGCATCGTGTTCCATGCCAACCATAGCGTGGATCAGGCACAGCGAGCGGCTGAGAATGTTCAACGTGAATTCAAGGTCGATACGTTTGTTGTCACTGGTGCCCTGGACGAATCGTCGACGCCCGACCGACTGGTCGACGAGGCTTTCGATCACTTCGGCAGGCTGGACATCTTGGTCAACAGCGCGGCGATTTGGAAACCGAGCAAACTGAGCGAGATCACCGCCGACGAAATGCGACGCTATTTCGAAATCAATGCGATGGGCTCGTTCTTTTCTGCTCGTGCTGCCGGCCGAGTCATGACGACGCAGGCCAATGGCGGTTCGATCGTCAACATCGGTGATTGGGCCACCGAGCGACCCTACCTTGATCATGCCGCTTACTTCCCAAGCAAAGGCGCGATCGATGTCATGACGCGCTCCCTAGCTGTCGAACTTGCACAGCAGAACTCAGCCATTCGTGTCAATTGCATCAAACCAGGTCCGGTACTACTGACAGACGAAGTCCCCGACCAACAACGCAAGAAACTCTGCGCCAGTACACTTGGCGGAAAGATCGGAACAGCGGAACACGTCGCGCACGCCGTTCGCTTTTTGTGTGAGAACACTTTCGTCA